The bacterium genome includes a window with the following:
- a CDS encoding DUF3108 domain-containing protein, translated as MKKASKCLLLFVFLMFLSGCVCYEEDWRSSQRSQEKLSQQITEAPILGECIEEDQEHHKADLHPQDTVFDEKKFAAVEEELIPVVKKEKPVVKIEEVKVEPSEPTVIASPKEEKEVLEVIVEEEPPVVIAKKEEPVIVPKPVVPTPVLDPYATEKEFFERWSGECLIYNVNWNFMKVGKALVASKKAKNNYGDIYHLVAVTVPEGVLANMNMGYYRIDAYIDRETLLPCYYYQYTKNRDKEDILDLYFNKNSDTYRWRLRKYRKGKIYSTKTQTVKLTNPAYDGISSFYMVRTLDFNTKRVFTVPVVLREMWDLIINRKSRAKKNIPNYGVRDIFIVEPQAKSDAGFFTKGKMDIWITADNKRVPVYLESKVPLGTAKFSLASEFNIGSNTNFDAKTISKLLSRVK; from the coding sequence ATGAAAAAAGCGTCTAAATGCTTACTTCTTTTTGTTTTTTTAATGTTTTTGTCTGGGTGTGTCTGTTATGAGGAAGATTGGAGGTCAAGTCAACGGAGTCAAGAAAAACTTTCTCAGCAGATTACTGAAGCACCAATTTTAGGCGAATGTATTGAAGAAGACCAGGAACATCATAAAGCAGACCTTCATCCTCAAGATACGGTTTTTGATGAGAAAAAATTTGCGGCTGTCGAGGAAGAACTGATTCCGGTTGTTAAAAAAGAAAAACCTGTTGTTAAAATTGAAGAGGTAAAAGTAGAGCCCTCTGAACCTACCGTTATTGCGTCCCCAAAAGAAGAGAAAGAAGTTTTAGAAGTAATAGTTGAGGAAGAACCCCCTGTTGTAATTGCAAAGAAAGAAGAACCTGTTATTGTACCAAAACCAGTAGTTCCTACACCGGTTTTGGACCCTTATGCTACGGAAAAAGAATTTTTTGAAAGGTGGAGTGGGGAATGTCTTATTTATAATGTTAACTGGAACTTTATGAAGGTAGGAAAAGCTCTGGTTGCTTCAAAAAAAGCTAAAAATAACTATGGAGATATATACCATCTTGTAGCTGTTACTGTTCCAGAAGGTGTCCTTGCAAATATGAATATGGGTTATTACAGGATAGATGCTTATATAGATAGAGAAACATTACTACCTTGTTATTATTATCAATATACTAAAAATAGAGATAAAGAAGATATTTTAGATTTATATTTTAATAAGAACTCTGATACTTACAGATGGAGGTTAAGGAAATATAGAAAAGGTAAAATCTATTCTACAAAAACCCAAACTGTAAAGTTAACAAATCCTGCCTACGATGGAATATCAAGTTTTTATATGGTAAGAACCCTCGATTTTAATACAAAAAGAGTTTTTACGGTCCCTGTAGTGTTGAGAGAAATGTGGGACCTAATTATAAACAGAAAAAGTAGAGCCAAAAAAAATATTCCTAATTATGGTGTTAGAGATATTTTTATTGTAGAACCTCAGGCAAAATCTGATGCGGGTTTCTTTACTAAAGGTAAAATGGATATTTGGATTACTGCAGACAATAAAAGAGTACCTGTCTACCTAGAAAGTAAAGTGCCCTTAGGGACAGCTAAATTTAGTCTTGCAAGCGAATTTAATATTGGTTCTAATACAAATTTTGATGCTAAGACTATTTCTAAACTTTTAAGCCGAGTAAAGTAA
- a CDS encoding nucleotide exchange factor GrpE, with amino-acid sequence MRKKVEKIINIRETDLHNLRENSKKLKNAEKSLLSSQKEFLEVKDKYLRTAAEFENYRKRTEKEKREIFQFGLENFICQLIPFNDIFESVLKQMDKNSSNDVIQQGVQMLGTEFLKLLESVGVKKITSQGVKFDPNLHEASEIVETNDVEEDYILAEDRVGYILNGKIIRPALVKVAKNRKEQ; translated from the coding sequence ATGCGTAAAAAAGTAGAAAAAATAATAAATATTAGAGAGACAGATTTACACAACCTGCGAGAAAACTCAAAAAAATTGAAAAATGCAGAAAAATCTCTACTCTCTAGTCAGAAAGAGTTTTTAGAAGTTAAAGATAAATACTTAAGAACCGCCGCAGAATTTGAAAATTACAGAAAAAGAACAGAGAAAGAAAAAAGAGAAATATTTCAATTTGGGCTCGAAAATTTTATATGTCAATTAATTCCTTTTAACGATATATTTGAAAGTGTGTTAAAACAGATGGATAAAAATTCTTCTAATGATGTTATCCAACAAGGTGTCCAAATGCTCGGGACAGAATTTTTAAAACTTCTTGAATCTGTAGGCGTAAAAAAGATTACTTCACAAGGTGTTAAATTTGATCCAAATTTACATGAGGCATCAGAAATCGTTGAAACCAACGATGTTGAAGAAGACTATATTTTAGCAGAAGATAGGGTGGGGTACATTTTGAACGGTAAAATTATTAGACCAGCCCTTGTGAAAGTAGCAAAAAACAGGAAAGAACAATAG
- the tsaB gene encoding tRNA (adenosine(37)-N6)-threonylcarbamoyltransferase complex dimerization subunit type 1 TsaB: protein MKILSLETTSEIGSLAFLEDNEIKYEVYFNDFDISGQLTPNLLNLLKKSHIALSEIDYFVVSNGPGSWTGTRGGLSFTLGLAKGDRTRIYSISLPQSIFFGIKDLNLPAINLINAYSGKLYVSYFTSRFYYKSSYLPEKKTIEEILETDLLKNLLIVGPGVSLLNERVKNTKNFKVAKNHFFPRAGINGLLAYEKIKRGIPSLDLKPYYGK from the coding sequence ATGAAAATCCTATCTTTGGAAACTACTTCTGAGATTGGTAGTTTAGCATTTCTTGAAGACAACGAAATTAAATATGAAGTCTATTTCAACGATTTTGACATTTCTGGTCAATTAACTCCAAACCTGCTTAACCTTCTTAAAAAATCACATATTGCTTTATCAGAAATAGATTATTTTGTTGTTTCAAACGGTCCAGGTTCTTGGACAGGCACAAGAGGTGGATTATCATTTACCTTGGGGCTTGCTAAAGGCGATAGAACCCGAATATATTCTATATCTTTACCTCAATCTATTTTTTTTGGTATAAAAGATTTGAACCTTCCTGCAATAAATTTGATTAATGCTTATAGTGGTAAACTTTATGTTTCTTATTTCACTTCACGGTTCTATTATAAAAGTAGTTATTTGCCTGAAAAAAAAACTATTGAAGAAATTTTAGAGACCGACTTGCTTAAAAATCTTTTAATAGTTGGACCTGGTGTATCTCTTTTAAATGAAAGAGTTAAAAATACTAAGAATTTTAAGGTAGCTAAAAATCACTTTTTTCCCAGAGCAGGAATAAATGGGTTGCTTGCCTATGAAAAAATCAAAAGGGGTATTCCCTCCTTAGATTTGAAACCCTATTATGGAAAATAA
- a CDS encoding glycosyltransferase, which yields MENKKIKISYIISSSEIGGTEKMLLLMLENLNLNLFEKPIIFAIKGTGKFTDELVKRNIKTYIFSFKKKPYTFFLFLKYLKDENPDIIHSFLFAGNLVGRVAGLLLKTPLVISSQRSIDVWRKWYHWQVDKFTSIWADLIISNSFSGREVLIKKAHIPKEKIIVIPNGISNEKVQPTINKESFGLKKSDYLVGTVGNLKTAKGHIYLIKGAERVLKEFPNTFFLIAGEGPLKNSLLQEIGKRGLIKNFIFTGFRSDVEELIQLFDIFVLPSLWEGFPVSLLEAMKYGKSTVAFGVADIPYIIENNISGFVVEPKSYVQLADKIIMLIKDKKIRHQTGISAKIRVEENFGLEKMVSDYTSVYIETLKKRLH from the coding sequence ATGGAAAATAAAAAAATAAAAATATCCTACATTATTTCAAGTTCAGAGATAGGAGGTACAGAAAAAATGCTCCTACTGATGCTTGAAAACCTCAATTTAAATCTATTTGAAAAACCGATAATTTTTGCCATAAAAGGAACTGGTAAATTTACTGACGAATTGGTAAAAAGAAATATAAAAACCTATATATTCAGTTTTAAAAAAAAACCATACACCTTTTTCCTCTTTCTTAAATATTTAAAAGATGAAAACCCAGATATTATACATTCCTTCCTTTTTGCAGGCAATTTGGTTGGAAGGGTTGCCGGGTTGCTTCTAAAAACCCCTTTAGTTATATCTTCACAAAGAAGTATTGATGTTTGGCGTAAATGGTACCATTGGCAGGTAGATAAATTTACTTCTATCTGGGCAGATTTGATTATATCTAACTCTTTTTCTGGTAGAGAAGTACTTATAAAAAAAGCCCATATACCTAAAGAAAAAATAATTGTTATCCCAAACGGTATTTCTAATGAAAAGGTTCAACCCACAATAAATAAAGAGTCTTTTGGCTTAAAAAAATCAGACTATCTTGTTGGAACTGTTGGTAATTTAAAAACAGCCAAAGGACATATTTATCTGATAAAGGGTGCAGAGAGAGTATTAAAGGAGTTCCCAAACACTTTTTTTCTTATTGCGGGCGAAGGACCTTTAAAAAATTCTCTTTTACAAGAAATTGGTAAGAGAGGGCTGATTAAAAATTTTATTTTTACTGGATTTCGTTCTGATGTGGAAGAACTTATCCAACTTTTTGATATTTTTGTTCTACCTTCTCTCTGGGAAGGGTTTCCAGTTAGTCTTCTTGAAGCAATGAAATACGGAAAATCAACAGTAGCTTTTGGGGTTGCTGATATACCTTACATTATAGAGAATAATATAAGCGGGTTTGTTGTTGAACCTAAAAGTTATGTTCAGCTTGCCGATAAAATAATAATGCTTATTAAAGACAAAAAAATACGACATCAAACAGGCATTTCTGCAAAGATACGGGTTGAAGAAAACTTTGGCTTAGAAAAAATGGTATCAGATTATACCTCTGTATATATAGAAACTTTAAAAAAACGGTTGCATTAA
- the lepB gene encoding signal peptidase I: MKKKDKEGKTSVWADWLKSLIWAVSIALIIRFIFIGNFRIPSSSMYPTLKIGDRLLSNNIIYKIRPPKRGEVVIFKYPEDPKRDFVKRLIGLPGERLQIKEGSIYINDEKITDGTIGEIYYYSLGYFEENEEIQIPKSNYFVLGDNSINSKDSRYFGFVSSDKMVGKALFIYWPPWRMGFIK, translated from the coding sequence ATGAAAAAAAAAGATAAAGAAGGGAAAACATCAGTTTGGGCAGATTGGCTTAAATCTTTAATTTGGGCGGTATCTATTGCTCTTATTATCAGGTTTATATTTATTGGTAACTTTAGAATTCCTTCTTCTTCAATGTATCCAACTTTAAAAATTGGCGACCGTCTATTATCAAACAATATAATTTATAAAATTAGGCCACCTAAAAGAGGTGAGGTTGTTATTTTTAAATATCCAGAAGACCCTAAACGTGATTTTGTAAAACGTCTTATAGGGCTTCCCGGTGAAAGGCTACAGATAAAAGAAGGGAGTATATATATAAACGACGAAAAAATAACTGATGGAACTATTGGGGAAATATACTATTATAGCTTAGGATATTTTGAAGAAAATGAAGAGATACAAATTCCTAAATCTAATTACTTTGTTCTTGGAGATAACAGTATAAATAGTAAAGATAGCCGCTATTTTGGGTTTGTTTCATCAGACAAAATGGTTGGCAAGGCATTGTTTATATATTGGCCTCCTTGGCGTATGGGTTTTATCAAGTAG